TCAATTGCCGCCACACGCGCGGCCGATGCTCGTCGCGCACTCCACCACGCAGGCCACCAACGCCTTGCTGGAAAGAGACACCGCCCTCGTCGGCATCCTCGCCTTGGGCGACGCGCGTGACGAGCGGCGCGTCAACAACGTCACCCGCCCACCGGCGGGCCTCCACGCTCGGCACGCCTTCGTCGCCACGAACGCTCCCGACTTCGACCTTCGCGTCCAAGCGGTCTTGGACGCCTGGCGCGGGCAAGGCGTCGGGGTCGTCGCCGTCTCCCAAGCGTTCGGAGTGGACGACGCGAGCTTCGAGCAGCGGGCGCGCGATCTCGCCCGCTCGGCCGACTACCCCGTGACGCTGGGCAGCGACTTGTCGGGCGCGTACGGCCTCGAGATGCGCACCCTTTCCGCGACCGTCAACGCCAGCATCCTGCCCACCATGATTCGAACCGCGCGTCACGTACGCAACGCCGTGCACGAACTGCTGCCGAACGTTCCGCTGCTGATCGTGCGCGGCGACGGTGGAGCCGCCGACCTCCGGGCGTTCGAGGAGACGCCCCTCAACACCGTCGTGAGCGGCCCCGCCGCCAGCCTCGGCGGCGCGATCCTCTCGCACGGCGTGATGGACGGCGTGTTCTTCGAAGTCGGCGGAACGAGCACCAACATCGGCGTCATCAAGGACGGCCAGCCCGCCTTGAAGTACATGACGGTCATGGACGTTCCCACGGGTCTGCGCGCCGCCGACATCCGCATCGCGGGCGTCGCGGGCGGCAGCCTCGTGCGCCTCAAGGGTCGGCGCATCGAGGACGTCGGGCCGCGCAGCGCGCACATCGCGGGGCTCGCCTACGCGAGCTTCACCCCGCCCGAACTCCTCGTCGGCGCTTCCTTGGAACTCATCGCCCCCGCGCCGGGCGACCCCGCCGATTACGCGGTGCTGCGCACGTCGAACGGGGCGCGCTACGCCATCACGCCGACGTGCGCCGCCAACGCCCTCGGCGCGATTCCCGAAGGCGGCTACGCGCACGCGCAGCGGGAAAGCGCGCGAATCGCGCTCGCCCTGCTCGGAAAGCACCTCGGCGCGAGCATGGAGGCCGCCGCGCAAGCGGTTTTGGAAGCCAGCGCCGAGAAGCTGACGCAGACGGTGCACAGCCTCACTCGCGAGTACGGCCTTCGAGGCGCGCCGATCTACGGGGGTGGCGGCGCGGCGAGCGTCCTCGGCCCGGTCGTCGCTCGGCGTCTCGGCGCGTCCTTCTTGCCGATTCCGCACAGCGACGTCATTTCCAGCATCGGCGCGGCGCTCGCGGTCATTCGCGTGGAGCGCGAACGCAGCGTCACCCGCCAAGACCCCACGGTGGCCGACCTCTTGGAACGCGAAGTCGGAGACGAAGCCGTGCGGCTCGGCGCGGACCCGGCGTCGCTTCGCGTCGAGACGGAGTACAGCGCCCGCGAAAGCCGCCTGCGCGCCGTCGCCACGGGCGCGCACCCCCTCAGCGCGCGCACCCGGGCGCTCGACGCGGACGAGTTGCAGCAGCAAGCTCGGCAAGTGCTGGGCGACCAAACGCGCCTCGTGTTCAGCGGCGCCCACCACAGCCTGTTCGTCGCGACCCGCGCGCGACGCGTGCTTCTACGGCGCGTCGAACAGCACGCCGCGCTCGTCCTCGACAACCGAGGCGTGCGCTTGCTGCGCTTCGAGGACGCTCTCGTCCTGAACGGCACGCCGCACGACGCGATTCGGCAACTCACCGTCCTGCTCGCCGGGCGTGCCGTCGCGCCTCACGTCGCCGCCCTCACCGCTTCGCGCCTGCGTGACTACGCCCACCTGCACGAACCGGCCGCGCTTCTGCGGCAAATGACCGACAATCTTCGCCTCGAAGGCCAAGTGGCCCTCATCGTCGAGCAGTGACGTCACGGGCGAGGCGAGCGCCCTTGGCGTTGCGCGTCGTGACACGGGAGAATGACCGCCATGCTTTATCGCCGTCAACGCAACCTCAGCCCGCTCCTCGTCGCCTTGGCCCTGCTCGTGGGACTCGCGCTCGGCTTCCTCACGGGGCGCGTCACCGCTCCCGACCCGACCTTGGCGACCATCGTGGCTCCAGCAGTCCAGCACGCCCGCAAAGCGTCCGGCGCGTTGGAAATCGTGGACCTCGAGTACGAGCGCGCCAAGCAAGGCAACGCCACCAGCCACGCCGCCGCCGTCAGCGCCGCACGGCAAGCCCAAGCGGAACTCGGGGCGGCATCACTGTTGCGTCAACTCGACCCTGGCGGCTTTCGTGAAGCGCAAGCCGCCTTGGCGGACTTGCTGAGCGCCGTCAACGTGAACCGCGACGTGAACGTCGTGCGGACGGGCATCACCCGCGCGCAAAGCGCGTTGCGCGAACTTCAAGCCATCGGCACCCCCTGACGCTTCCAGACTCGCGCATCGCCGCCTGGGCCGCGAAGAAACAATGCGACCTTCATGCCTCGCGCAGCACGTCTCGGCGGCGCGAGCGTACCCTGTGCCCTCAGGAGGACGACATGCACTATCGAACCTTGGGCAAGACGGGCATCGAGATCTCGGAGATCGGGTTCGGCGCCTGGGCCATCGGCGGGGACGCTTGGGGGCCGGTCGAGGACACGTCCTCCATCCGAGCCATGGAACGCGCCTTGGAGCTCG
This genomic stretch from Deinococcus yavapaiensis KR-236 harbors:
- a CDS encoding hydantoinase/oxoprolinase family protein encodes the protein MTAEVTLPVRIGIDVGGTFTKGVALDPAGQILAVSHVPTTHRHDLGVAAGVLEALRALLRQLPPHARPMLVAHSTTQATNALLERDTALVGILALGDARDERRVNNVTRPPAGLHARHAFVATNAPDFDLRVQAVLDAWRGQGVGVVAVSQAFGVDDASFEQRARDLARSADYPVTLGSDLSGAYGLEMRTLSATVNASILPTMIRTARHVRNAVHELLPNVPLLIVRGDGGAADLRAFEETPLNTVVSGPAASLGGAILSHGVMDGVFFEVGGTSTNIGVIKDGQPALKYMTVMDVPTGLRAADIRIAGVAGGSLVRLKGRRIEDVGPRSAHIAGLAYASFTPPELLVGASLELIAPAPGDPADYAVLRTSNGARYAITPTCAANALGAIPEGGYAHAQRESARIALALLGKHLGASMEAAAQAVLEASAEKLTQTVHSLTREYGLRGAPIYGGGGAASVLGPVVARRLGASFLPIPHSDVISSIGAALAVIRVERERSVTRQDPTVADLLEREVGDEAVRLGADPASLRVETEYSARESRLRAVATGAHPLSARTRALDADELQQQARQVLGDQTRLVFSGAHHSLFVATRARRVLLRRVEQHAALVLDNRGVRLLRFEDALVLNGTPHDAIRQLTVLLAGRAVAPHVAALTASRLRDYAHLHEPAALLRQMTDNLRLEGQVALIVEQ